DNA from Dokdonella koreensis DS-123:
GCGCGTTGGCCGGAGCGAGCTGCGAATAGCCGTTGCGCACGATCTCCAGGTACCAGCCGCAGTCCCACCGGCACAGCAGCGAGCGACCGGTATCCAGGTACACGGTCGAGTCGACGGTGAGTACCGTCAGTGCGCCGATGGCGAGCAGGGCGATGCGCGACACCGCGTACAGGCCCAGGATCGCCGCCAGCGGGCTGGCGGCCAGGGCGCGCGCGGACACGTGCAGGAAACTGAGGAAGCCGGACGTATCGGACGTTCGAAGGCGATCCATGCGCGCGGGTCAGTCCCGGGACCGGGCGCGGCGCGGAACGACGGTATCGCGCCTCACGGCTGCTGCTCCGTCACCGGCACGTCGGCAGCGGCGACGGGTGGGCGCTCCGGCGCGGACGCACCGGGCCCGCCCCGGGTCTTGAGTTCGCGGAACACGAACAGCGGACGCCGCTTCAGTTCCATGAACATCCGCCCGAGGTACTCGCCCATGATGCCCAGGCACAGCAGCTGCACGCCCGAGAACAGCGCGACGATGATGATGAGGCTGGTCCAGCCGCGGGCGGTGTTGCCGCCCAGCCAGGCCAGCAGCGCATACAGCGAGATCGCCAGCGCCACCGCGAAGGAGATGCCGGCGAAGAGGATGCTGACCCGCAGCGGGCGGACCGAGAAACCGGTGATCGCATCGGCCGCCAGGCGCAGCATCCGCCGCAGCGGGTACTTGGTCTCGCCGGCCGCGCGCGCATGGCGCACGTACGGCAGCGCCTCCTGGTGGAAGCCGAGCCAGGCGATCAGGCCGCGCACGAACCGGTGCTGCTCGGGCATCGCCAGCAGGGCGTCGAGCACGCGGCGGTTGATCAGGCGGAAGTCGCCGACGTTCTGCGGGATCGGCACGTCGGTCAGGCGGTTGAGCGTGCGGTAGAACCATTGCGCGCTGGACTTCTTGAACGCGGTCTCGCCCTCGCGCTCGGTGCGCAGGCCGTAGACGACGTCGGCGCCGGCGTCCATGCGCTGCATCATGTCGGCCAGCAGTTCCGGCGGGTCCTGGAGATCGGCATCGATCATCAGTATCCGCTCGCCGCGTGCCACCGACAGGCCGCCGCTCAGGGCCAGCTGATGCCCGAAGTTGCGCGACAGCGACAGCGCGACCACGTGCGCGTCCTCCGACGCGAGGCGATCGAGCAGGGTCCAGGTGGTGTCGCGCGAGCCGTCGTCGACGTAGACGATCTCGTAGTCGTCGCCGGCCGAGACCCGGCAGGCGGCGGTGAGCCGGCAGTGCGTCTGCTCCAGCACCGCTTCTTCGTTGTAGCACGGCACGACGACGCTCAGGCGCGGCGGGCGCCGGCCGGGCGACGCCGGGAACAGGGGTGGATTGGGGAACATTTCGGATCGGGGGTCGCGATCGAGGACGGCTGCATTCTGCGCAAACCCAGGACGCTTTGCACTCCCGTTTGGTCGCAGTCCCTGCTCGAAACCGGGCCAAGCTGAACCGGCCGCCGGGCCGGCGTCACGGCGGCCGTGCCAAAGCCCTCGCCCCGCAGTAGCATCCGCTGCGAACCTCGCCGCCCGCCGGCACACCGAGCGCCTCTCGCCGCGTGAAATCGCCCTTCTCGCCTACGCATCTGCGCAGCGTGCTCGGCATCCTCGTCGTGGCCCTGGCGGTCTACGCGCTGGAACGCGAATTCCACGACATCCACTGGGACCAGCTGGTGGGCGAGCTGCGCGCGGTACCGCTGCGCGCGCTCGTTCTCGGCTTCGGCTTCACGCTGGCCAGCTACGCCCTGCTGGTCCTGTTCGACTGGCAGGGGCTGCGCCTGGTCGACAAGCACGTCCCCTGGCCGCGGCTGGCGGCGACCTCGTTCGTCGCCAACGCCCTCGGGCACAGCCTGGGCCTGGCGCCGCTCACCGGCGGCACGGTACGCCTGAAGGGCTACGGCGATGCCGGCGTCGGCCTGGCCGACATCGGGCGGATCGCGGTGCAGGTGAGCCTGGCCTTCGTGCTGGGGGCCTGGACCCTGGCCGGCCTGACGCTGGCGGCCGCACCGGCCCACCTGGCCGCGGTGCTGCCGGGCGCCCCGGCGTTCTGGCGCGGCCTGGGCGTCGCGATCCTGGCACTGCTGCTGCTCGGCCTGGCGCTGCTCCGCCGCGAGCCGCGCCTGCTGGCGATCGGCCGCCTGTCGCTGCGGCTGCCGTCACGCTCGGTCGCCGTGGTGGCGCTGGTGGTCAGCGCCGCGGAGCTGTGCTGCGCCGCCGCCGCCCTGTACGTGCTGCTGCCGGAGGCCGGCGCACCGGATTTCCTCGGCTTCGTCGGCAGCTACGTCATCGCGATCCTGGCCGGCGTCGTCTCGACGGTGCCGGCCGGCCTCGGCGTCTTCGAATGGACGATGATCCAGACCCTGCCGGCGATCGACCGCAGCGCCCTGCTCGCCTCGATCGTCGCGTACCGGCTGGTCTACTACGGGCTGCCGCTGCTGTTGGCGCTGGCGGGCGTGACCGCCTGGAGCCTGGGCGGAACGGCGCGGCGGATCTCGCGTCTCGCCGGTGCGGTCGTGCCGACGGTCACGGCCGCCGCGGTCTTCGCCGCCGGTGCCTGGCTGCTGATCGCCGGCGCCCTGCCGGTACCCGACGAAACCGTCGTGGCCGCGCCGCTGCCGCTGCTGGAACTGTCGCACCTGCTCGGCAGCCTGCTCGGCGTGTTCCTGCTGGTGCTGGCGCTCGGCATCCGCCGCTGCAGCCACGGCGCCTGGCTGCTGACGCTGGGCGTCCTGGCGGCCGGCGTGCCGATCACCCTGGTGCGCGGCGACCCGCCGCTGCTGATCGCGGCCATCGCCGCGCTGGCCGTCCTGCTGATCGCCAACCGCCGCCGCTTCTCGCGGCCGGCGGCCGTGCTCGAGGCGCGCTTCAGCCTGGTCTGGTGGCGCAACGTGGCGCTGGTCGTGCTCGGCACCGGCTGGCTGATGCTGTTCGCCTACCGCAACGTCCCCTACCGCAACCGCCTGTGGTGGCAGTTCGAACTCAGCGGCGACGCGCCGCGGGCCCTGCGTGCGCTGCTGGCGGTGGTGGTGGTGCTGTCGCTGATCGCGCTCTGGCAGCTGCTGCGTCCGGCGCCGCGCCGCGACCCGCTGCCCGACCACCAGCAACTCGATGCGCTCAAGCCGCTGATCGACAACGCCACGCACAGTCACGCCAACCTGGTCTACCTCGGCGACAAGGCCGTGATGACGGCGCCCAGCGGCAGCGGGCTGCTGATGTTCCGCCAGTCCGGCCGATCGCTGATCGCGATGGGCGACCCGCTGGGTACGCCGGCCGATCGCGCGGATCTGCGCTGGGCCTTCCGCGAGCTGGCCGACCAGCGCGACCTGCGCTGCGTGTTCTACCAGATCGGCCGCGAGGACCTGGAGGCGTACCTCGACCTCGGCCTCGCGCTGGTCAAGCTCGGCGAGGAAGCCCTCGTCGACCTGGCCGGCTTCAGCCTGGACGGGAGCACGCGCGCGGAACTGCGCCAGGCGCGCAATCGCGGGCTGCGCGAGGGCCTGCGCATCGAGTACGTCGCGGCCGGCGCGATCGATCCGTGGCTGCCGGCGCTGCACCGCATCTCCGACCAGTGGCTCGCGCTCAAGGCCGGGTCGGAGAAGGGTTTCTCGCTCGGCTTCTTCGACGAGACCTACCTGCGCCGCTTTCCGCTGGCCCTGGTCCTGGCGGCCGACGGCACGCCGGTGGCCTTCGCCAATCTCTGGCCGGCTGCCGCCGGCGGCGAGCTGTCGATCGACCTGATGCGGCATGCGGCCGATGCGCCGCGCGGCGTCATGGACTTCCTGTTCATCGAGCTGATGCTGTGGGGCCGCGCGCAAGGCTATCGCAGCTTCAACCTCGGCATGGCGCCGCTGTCGGGCATGGCCCGCCATCGATTGGCGGCACGCTCGCAGCGCCTGCTCGGTTTCCTCGCCGGCCACGGCGAGCGCTTCTACGGCTTCGAGGGCCTGCGCCGCTACAAGCAGAAGTTCGGCCCCGAGTGGAAGCCGCGCTATCTGGCCGCGCCCGGCGGCGTGCACCTGCCCGGCGTCTTCCTGGACCTCACGCGCCTGATCAACCGCGGACCGGCCAGCCTGCGCATCCTGCACGCCACCGCCGCCGCCCGCCTGGAGCACTGACCGATGCCGCGCCCTCGCCTGTCCCATGTCCTGGTCCTGCTCGTCGTCGCGCTGATCGGCCTGGTCGCGCTGCTGCTGCCGCGCCGCGCCGGCGTGCCGCAGCCGCCGGCCCCGCTGCCGGTGGAACTGGACGCGACGGGATTCGCGTTCGGCCGCTTCGGCGCGCTGACGGTGCTGCGGCCCGCCGACGCGCCGACCAGTGTCGTGCTGTACCTGTCGGGCGAGGCCGGCTGGGATGCGGCGATGACCGAACGCGCGCGCCCGCTGGCCGAGCGCGGCGCCCTGGTCGCCGGCATCGACTACCCGCGCTTTCGCGCCGCGGTCGAGCGGGACGGCGCACCGTGCCTGTACCTGTCGTCGGACTTCGAGGACCTGGGCCGCGCCGTGCAGGCGCACTACCACCTGGCGCAGGTCCGGCCACCGCTGCTCGCCGGCATCGGTGCCGGCGCCACGATGGTCTACGCGATCCTGGTCCAGCAGCCGCCGGGCACGTTCGCCGGGGCACTCAGCCTCGGCTTCTCGCCGGTGGTCGCGCTCGACAAGGAGCTGTGCGGCGCCTACCTGCTGCGCAGCCATCCGGTGGCCGGCACCGCGGACCGCTACGCCCTGGAGCCGGCGGCGCCGCCCGCGCCCTGGATCGTGCTGCAGGGCGCGGCCGACACCGCATCCGCGAGTGCCGGCGTGCCGGCCTTCGCCGCCGCCGTGGCCGGTGCGCATCACAGCGTCGTACCCGGCGTCGACGGCGCCTATCGCCTGACGCCGGACTGGCGCGAGGCCTACCTGGCCGCATTCGACACGTTGGCCGCCGACGCCACGCGCGCGGACCGCTCCGAGGCGCCGGCGAATCTCGCCGACCTGCCGCTGGTCGAGGTGCCGGCCACGCGCGAGGGCGGCGACCGGATGGCCGTCCTGCTGACCGGTGACGGCGGCTGGGCCGGCCTCGACCGCGAGGTCGCCGACACGCTCGCCGCGCAGGGCATCCCGGTGGTCGGCGTCTCGACGCTGAAATACTTCTGGTCGGCCAAGTCGCCGGAGCAGACCGCGGTCGACCTCGGCCGCATCATCGACACCTACGTGAGCCGCTGGCACAAGCCGTCGGTCATCGTGATCGGGTACTCGATGGGCGCCGAAGTCCTGCCGTTCGCGATCAACCGGTTGCCCGACGCCACGCGTGCGCGCATCGCCTATGCCGCGGCGCTGGCGCCAGGCCCGACCGCCACGTTCGAGTTCCACGTCAGCAACTGGATGGCCGATACCGACGACGGCCTGCCGGTGGCGCCGGAGATCGGGCGGCTCGGCGTTCCGCTGTTGTGCATCGCCGGCGAAGGCGACGACGACAATGCCTGCACGCCCCTGGACCGGCGGCGCTTCCGCGTGGTGACGCTGCCGGGCAACCATCATTTCGGCGGCGACTACCAGCGGGTGACCGAGACGATCCTCGCCGGCGCGGCGCCGGACTGACGGCAGGCGGCGTCGCAGCGCCGGCGCGCGACAGGCCCGTGGTCAGTGGATGCGGAAGCGCGCGTCGAAGCGCGCACCGCCCATCGCCTCGGATCGCGAGACGACCAGCTCGCCGCGGTAGGCCTTGACGATGTCCTGGACGATCGAGAGACCGATGCCGTGCCCCTGCACGCGCTCGTCGCCGCGCACGCCGCGCTGCAGGACGTATTCGATCTTGTCCTCGGCGATGCCGGGGCCGTCGTCCTCGACCAGGATCTGCAGGCCCGGGCGCGCCTTGTCGCGCGTGGCGATCTCGCGCACCGTCAGCACGACGCGGTGGCCGGCCCACTTGAATGCGTTCTCGAGCAGGTTGCCGAGCACTTCCATCAGGTCGCCGAGCTCGCCGTGGAAGCGCGCCTGGCTGTCGATGTCGAACTCGCACAGGATGTTCTTGGCGACGTAGATCTTCTCCAGGCTGCGCACCACTTCCTCGGCATACGGCTCCACCGGCAGCGGCGCGGCGAAGGTCGAGTGCCCCGAGGTGGCCGCGCGCGACAGCTGGTAGGCGACGATCTCGTCCATGCGCCCGACCTGCTCGAGCACGGTCCAGCGCAACTGCTGCGGATCGCTGCCGGACTCGAGCTGGTTGCGGATCACCGCCAGCGGCGTCTTGAGGCTGTGGGCGAGGTCCGCCAGCGTGTTGCGGTAGCGGCCGAGCCGATGGCGTTCGCCGTCGATGAAGGCATTGAGGCCGGTGGTGACGCCGGCCACCTCCACCGGGTAGTTGCCGGTGAGGCGCTCCTGGCTGCCCTGCTCCACCCGGCGCAGGTCGCGCGTCAGCGTCCGCAGCGGCGCCAGGCTCCAGTGCAGCACCGCCATCAGCAACAGCAGCAGCAGCACGCCGAGGCCGCCGAGCCAGGCCAGCAGCGTGCGCCGGTAGATCTCGACCTGGCGGCGCAGGCCGTTGACGTCCTCGGCGACGTGGAAGGTCAGCTGCAGCTCGCCGCCGCTCGGCGTGTTCCAGGTGACGCCCTGCGAGAGCATGAACAGGTCACCCTGGTCGGTGGTGATCGGCCCGCGGAAACGCACCGCGCCCTGCGGCAGTTCCTCGCCGAACGGCAGGTTCCGGTCCTGCGCCGACGGCGAGCGCCAGACCTGGTCCTTGGCACCGCGGATCTTGGCGCCGACGATGCCGGCGTACAGGCCTGACCCGGCCGGCCGGTCGAAGCGCGGGTCGGGCCCGTACTCCGGTGGCAGCAGTTCGCCGCCGCGTGTCGTATCCGATCCGGCCAGGTAGGCGAACACGTAGCTTTGCAGGCGTTCGCGCAACGAGCCTTCCGCGGCGTCGTAGAACGCCTGGTCCAGCGCGAAGAACGCCAGACCGAGGAAGGCGGTCAATGCGATACCGGCCGCTGCCAGCGAGCGCGCCTGCAGCGACAGCGGTCGCGCCATCGATCAGTTGCCCGTGGCGGTTTCCGCCTCTTCCGGGGTGTCGGTCCGCTCCAGCGCGAAGCGGTAGCCGCGGCCGCGCACGGTCTCGATCGGCTTGATCGCGTTCTCCGGATCGAGCTTACGGCGCAGCCGGCCGATGAACACCTCCAGCACGTTCGAGTCGCGGTCGAAATCCTGCTGGTAGATGTGCTCGGTCAGGTCGGCCTTGGACACCAGCTCGCCGGCGTGCAGCATCAGGTACTCGAGCACCTTGTACTCGTAGCTGGTCAGGTCGACCGACTGGCCGTTGACGTGGACCGTCTGCGCGGTGGTGTCGAGCACGATCGGGCCACACTCCAGCTGCGGACGCGACCAGCCGCTGGCGCGGCGCACCAGTGCATTCATGCGGGCGAGCAGTTCCTCGACGTGGAACGGCTTGACGAGGTAGTCGTCGGCGCCGTTCTTGAGGCCCTGCACCTTGTCCTGCCAGGACGAGCGCGCGGTCAGGATCAGGATCGGGTAGCGCTGGCCGGCGTCACGCAGCTGCTTGACCAGGTCCATGCCCGAGAGCTTGGGCAGGCCCAGGTCGATGATCGCCACGTCGAACGGTACCTCGCGCCCCAGATAGAGACCCTCTTCGCCATCGCCTGCGGCATCGACCGCAAACCCATCCCGCTTGAGCCGGGCCGCCAGGGTTTCCCGCAGCGGCGCTTCGTCTTCGACCAGCAGTACGCGCATGGTGGATCTCCTTAGTGTCCTATTGGTTGGCGCGGATCTGGAACACCTTCACCTGGCCGTCCCGGGTCAACACCTTGATGTGGTAGATCTTGCGCTTGTTGCGTTCCATCGTCTGCACGGACAGTACCTTGCCGTCGGTCTCGCGCTGTACCTGGTCCACGGCTTCCTGCACGGTGATCTCGCGTGCGCCGACAGGCGAAGACGCGAACCCGACCGCAACCGGCAGGAGGACCAGCGACAACAACCAGCGGGAGAGGGACATGGACTTCATCTTGAAGGCGCCCGCAACCAGGCGCAAGGCTGGTTGCGGAGCGACAGTCTCGACAGCCCGGATTGAATTGCTGCTGAACCCTCCCGCCGCTCGCGGGCACGGGCCGCACGCACGCTCAGCGCTCGCCACGGGTCACCGGCAGCAGGCGGCGGCGGTCGGGCAGGTGCACCGGCACGCCCTGCGCCGTGCAGCTGCCGATCCGGCACAGCGTCCGGCGGATCGGCTCGCTCGCCTGCGCCAGCAGGTGGAACAGCACGTTCTGCTCGAGCGAGCCACGCACCGCCTCGGCGCCGGGCCCGCGCGCGAACACGGCCACGTCCTCGCCGCTGTGCGACTCGGACGCCAGCGGCAGCAGCGCCTCCTGCAGGTAGTCCGGATCGGTGGTGTCGATCGCGGCGAGGTCCGGCCGCCCCACGGCCGGCTCGACCGTCCGCGGCGCGTGCGGGAAGCGCTTGGCGCCGGCGCCCTGCGCCTGACTGGCGCCGGCGTAGCCGGGCCCGTTGGCGTAACCGAGCGTCGTGTACGGCCGGCCGAGCAGATCGAGTACCGGGCCTGACTCGTTGTCGTCCTCGTGGGCCACCCCGCGCACCAGGCCCAGGATCGGATTGCCGCGCACCGGATAGCCGACGAAGCTCATCGTGTGCGCGTGGTCGGCGGTGACGAGGATCAGGGTGTCGGCCGCGTCGGTCATCGCGACCGCGGTGCGCACGGCGTCCGACAGCGCGATCGTCTCGTCCAGTGCGCGAAAGGCGTTGCCGGCATGGTGGGCATGGTCGATGCGTCCGGCCTCGACCATCAGGAAATAACCGTGCGGTTTGCGCGCGAGCCGTTCGATCGCCACGCGCGTCATCTCCGCCAGGCCGGGCTCGCCGCCGGCATCGCGCGCGCGCTGGTGCTGGTAGTTCATGTGCCCGGGCTC
Protein-coding regions in this window:
- a CDS encoding glycosyltransferase family 2 protein, producing the protein MFPNPPLFPASPGRRPPRLSVVVPCYNEEAVLEQTHCRLTAACRVSAGDDYEIVYVDDGSRDTTWTLLDRLASEDAHVVALSLSRNFGHQLALSGGLSVARGERILMIDADLQDPPELLADMMQRMDAGADVVYGLRTEREGETAFKKSSAQWFYRTLNRLTDVPIPQNVGDFRLINRRVLDALLAMPEQHRFVRGLIAWLGFHQEALPYVRHARAAGETKYPLRRMLRLAADAITGFSVRPLRVSILFAGISFAVALAISLYALLAWLGGNTARGWTSLIIIVALFSGVQLLCLGIMGEYLGRMFMELKRRPLFVFRELKTRGGPGASAPERPPVAAADVPVTEQQP
- the mprF gene encoding bifunctional lysylphosphatidylglycerol flippase/synthetase MprF; this translates as MKSPFSPTHLRSVLGILVVALAVYALEREFHDIHWDQLVGELRAVPLRALVLGFGFTLASYALLVLFDWQGLRLVDKHVPWPRLAATSFVANALGHSLGLAPLTGGTVRLKGYGDAGVGLADIGRIAVQVSLAFVLGAWTLAGLTLAAAPAHLAAVLPGAPAFWRGLGVAILALLLLGLALLRREPRLLAIGRLSLRLPSRSVAVVALVVSAAELCCAAAALYVLLPEAGAPDFLGFVGSYVIAILAGVVSTVPAGLGVFEWTMIQTLPAIDRSALLASIVAYRLVYYGLPLLLALAGVTAWSLGGTARRISRLAGAVVPTVTAAAVFAAGAWLLIAGALPVPDETVVAAPLPLLELSHLLGSLLGVFLLVLALGIRRCSHGAWLLTLGVLAAGVPITLVRGDPPLLIAAIAALAVLLIANRRRFSRPAAVLEARFSLVWWRNVALVVLGTGWLMLFAYRNVPYRNRLWWQFELSGDAPRALRALLAVVVVLSLIALWQLLRPAPRRDPLPDHQQLDALKPLIDNATHSHANLVYLGDKAVMTAPSGSGLLMFRQSGRSLIAMGDPLGTPADRADLRWAFRELADQRDLRCVFYQIGREDLEAYLDLGLALVKLGEEALVDLAGFSLDGSTRAELRQARNRGLREGLRIEYVAAGAIDPWLPALHRISDQWLALKAGSEKGFSLGFFDETYLRRFPLALVLAADGTPVAFANLWPAAAGGELSIDLMRHAADAPRGVMDFLFIELMLWGRAQGYRSFNLGMAPLSGMARHRLAARSQRLLGFLAGHGERFYGFEGLRRYKQKFGPEWKPRYLAAPGGVHLPGVFLDLTRLINRGPASLRILHATAAARLEH
- a CDS encoding virulence factor family protein → MPRPRLSHVLVLLVVALIGLVALLLPRRAGVPQPPAPLPVELDATGFAFGRFGALTVLRPADAPTSVVLYLSGEAGWDAAMTERARPLAERGALVAGIDYPRFRAAVERDGAPCLYLSSDFEDLGRAVQAHYHLAQVRPPLLAGIGAGATMVYAILVQQPPGTFAGALSLGFSPVVALDKELCGAYLLRSHPVAGTADRYALEPAAPPAPWIVLQGAADTASASAGVPAFAAAVAGAHHSVVPGVDGAYRLTPDWREAYLAAFDTLAADATRADRSEAPANLADLPLVEVPATREGGDRMAVLLTGDGGWAGLDREVADTLAAQGIPVVGVSTLKYFWSAKSPEQTAVDLGRIIDTYVSRWHKPSVIVIGYSMGAEVLPFAINRLPDATRARIAYAAALAPGPTATFEFHVSNWMADTDDGLPVAPEIGRLGVPLLCIAGEGDDDNACTPLDRRRFRVVTLPGNHHFGGDYQRVTETILAGAAPD
- a CDS encoding ATP-binding protein, producing MARPLSLQARSLAAAGIALTAFLGLAFFALDQAFYDAAEGSLRERLQSYVFAYLAGSDTTRGGELLPPEYGPDPRFDRPAGSGLYAGIVGAKIRGAKDQVWRSPSAQDRNLPFGEELPQGAVRFRGPITTDQGDLFMLSQGVTWNTPSGGELQLTFHVAEDVNGLRRQVEIYRRTLLAWLGGLGVLLLLLLMAVLHWSLAPLRTLTRDLRRVEQGSQERLTGNYPVEVAGVTTGLNAFIDGERHRLGRYRNTLADLAHSLKTPLAVIRNQLESGSDPQQLRWTVLEQVGRMDEIVAYQLSRAATSGHSTFAAPLPVEPYAEEVVRSLEKIYVAKNILCEFDIDSQARFHGELGDLMEVLGNLLENAFKWAGHRVVLTVREIATRDKARPGLQILVEDDGPGIAEDKIEYVLQRGVRGDERVQGHGIGLSIVQDIVKAYRGELVVSRSEAMGGARFDARFRIH
- a CDS encoding response regulator transcription factor; the encoded protein is MRVLLVEDEAPLRETLAARLKRDGFAVDAAGDGEEGLYLGREVPFDVAIIDLGLPKLSGMDLVKQLRDAGQRYPILILTARSSWQDKVQGLKNGADDYLVKPFHVEELLARMNALVRRASGWSRPQLECGPIVLDTTAQTVHVNGQSVDLTSYEYKVLEYLMLHAGELVSKADLTEHIYQQDFDRDSNVLEVFIGRLRRKLDPENAIKPIETVRGRGYRFALERTDTPEEAETATGN
- a CDS encoding PepSY domain-containing protein produces the protein MSLSRWLLSLVLLPVAVGFASSPVGAREITVQEAVDQVQRETDGKVLSVQTMERNKRKIYHIKVLTRDGQVKVFQIRANQ